Within Cellulophaga sp. L1A9, the genomic segment CCTAATTAGGGGCGGAGCCGTCTACTCGATTAGCAATAGTTAATTAATTTTTGTTTCATAATACTTGAAATGTTTAACCCATTTTTCATTTTCATAAGTTTTTGTATATCCTTTTATAATACAAGTATAGTTGTCACTCCATTTTATTTCCTCAATTTTCCATTTTTTTGAATTAAAGCTTTTATATTCTGTTAAGTACATCTTAGGTATTTCTCTTTTTTGTTCATTTATCTTAATAAGACCAATAAAACAAGATTCATCACCTCCATATATGAAATTGTAGTAATATATTAAATAATCATTTTTAGGTGAAGAAATAGGTTTTTCTACTGCTCCATCTCCAATTGAAATTATATCATAAATATTGTCAGTTATACTGTCAATTAAAATAAGTTGTCCAAAACCTAAGTAATCAGACGTAAAATTATTTTGTACTGCATAAAAACCAAATTCAGGATAATAACCTTTATACTCACTTCCACTCCAACCACCATTTTCTTTATAATCTTTATAGATTTTAAACGTAAAACTCTGATTTTTAGTTTTAATGGTAAAATGTGAATCGTTTTTTTCTATTTTTTTTATTTCTACAGGTTTAATGGAAAAAGTCTTATTAAATTCATCTTCAGTTATTTCTTCAAACTCTAATTTTGGAAGATTATTATATTTGTCAATATGACCAATTGAAATATAAGGTTTTTCTAATTTTAAAAAACCATTAAAAAGATAACCGTAGTTATTGTTTGTTTTAATCCCTTCAAATTGAGATAAATCCACTTTAATCCATTCACCTGAAATAGAAGTTTTATTGTCAAAAATTGTATCCTTTTTTTTGTTAGATTTTATAGTTTCTAATTTTGTGCCGAATAAAATTTTTCCAATAATTTCAGATTTTATACTTGATTCTTTTCTGATGTTTAAACCGCTTTCAGCAGTTACTCTATATATTTCTTGACTATATGTTTTAGTCATAAAAAATAATATAATAGTAAATGAGATAATTTTTTTCATAATTATTGCCAACACCAAAGCTAAGATTAGTGCGGAACCAAGGTAACTGTAAAGTTTCCGTCTTCGCGCTAAGACAAAACTTTTTGTTTGCGTTTATTTTTTTGTTTTTAAAATGTCAAATCAAACAGATTTGACGACCTTATAAAAATAGACAAACCTTTTAATTAAACACCAAACCGTCGCATTAATTATAGGTTTTGTTGTAAGACGTTTTTAATTTTTTTTTACAATCTGAGTTACATTGTGTTGCTAAGATATGACTAAGATCGTAAGCAACAGCTAAGCTTTTAGACGACTCAAAGTTTATAGCCTAAAGAAGAAATTAGTTGTTTTCTGCTTCAGTAGCTCGTTTAGAGGCTTTTTCTAGCTCGCTTTACAAGCAGCACAATTAGACTCCCCAATTAACTTTCCATTTTTATCAAACTCATATTTACAACATGTGTTGAATTTGTTCTTTAAAATATCCTTGCCCCTTTTAATTCTTACTTTTACATTTTCAAGACTAATATCTAATTGTGTGGCAATATCTTTTTGCTTTAGCCCTTTGATATAGATCAATTCAATCACTTGTTTGTAAATCTCCGGTAAATCATCTATGAATTTATCAAAGCAACAGACCGATTGATATTCTTGTAACGGCTCACTTATATTCACGCTGTTTTTCTCCACATAAATAGCTTCCTTCGTATAGTAATTGGCTATTTCGTTTCTAGCTATTTGAAAAATCCAAGCCCTAGCTTTTTCATCTTTTTTTAGTTTAGATATATTTTCATGAATTTTCAGAAAAGTGTTTTGGAAAATGTCATTTGTGGCCTCTTTACTTTTTGTTTTTTTTAAAATGAAGAAATAAAGTTCATCACTGAATTTGTTCCATATGTTTTGAGTTTTCATAACTGTAAAATAAATAAAAGCTAGTTAAAAAACTAGCTTTTCATGATATTAGCAACAAGTGCATTTAGTACATTCACATGTAGAACAAGAGCAATTACTTTCCATGCAATTTTTACAATTACATTTGGCACAGTCACAATTGGTGCATTTACAAGTATTCATAGTATTCTAATTTTTAAGGTTCAGTAAGTAGACCGATATACCTTAAAAAAGATACATTTTATTTTAAATTTTATTTTGGATCTTGAACTGACAATGCGTTTTTAATTTGAATGCTGTTGTCACTTCGAGTGAATTTGAAGCTTTTTCTTGCTTTAAATTAGTATCGAGAAGTATTCTTGTCACTGAGGTGATTCACTACTATTTTTGTTTGGCTAGGCTACACAAAAATCACTCGAACTGACAATGCGTTTTTTTGAATACTGTTGTCACTTCGAGTGAATTTCAAGCTTTTCCTTGCTTTAAATTAGTATCGAGAAGCATTCTTGTCACTGAGGTGGTTCGCTACAATTTTTGTTTCGTTGCCCTGCACAAAAACCACTCGAACTGACATTGCGTTTTTTTGAATGCTGTTGTCACTTCGAGTGAATTTGAAGCTTTTTCTTGCTTTAAATTAGTATCGAGAAGCATTCTTGTCAATGAGGTGGTTCGATACTATTGTCGTTTGACTAGGCTATACAAACATCACTTGAACTGATAATTTTCTTGGAATTGGTGCTTATTTCTAAGGTCCAATTTTTGAAATTACCATCAACAAGTAGGAGGGTAGGCTTATCCGCTTTTATCTAAAAACTATTCGCGCAGTTGCATTTCAAAGGATATGAGTCCGCCATCTATCACCGCTTTTTCTAAGACACCATGCTTATAATAATACTCATTTTCTTTGCCGTTGGCATTTATTTTCTTGTAGCCATGATTGCCTAAAGGAATTATGGTATTAAAACTACCGTCTTGCTCAGAATAACAATCTGTAACGTTTAAAGGTTCTACAAAGTACAATAAGATGGTAGCGTAATTAATGGTACTTTCTAGAGGAGCTTCCGTCTTTCCGTTTTTTTCAATGTGATACTCGTTCTCATGCCATTGGGTGAGTGTTTTTGCATGCGACTTATCATTTATACTAATGTTTACCACTGCTTTTTTTAAGAGTTCTGCATCAAAACTCACATCATATTTATAGTTTACAGCAAATTCTTTAATAAGTCTAAAATTAATAGTACTTGATGTATGGTAGGTTATTTTAGCATTCTTGCTGGTTTTCGTCGCTTTTAAACTTCCAATAGTTTTCTCTTTATAGATGATATCAAACCATAAGGTTTTGTTTGGAGGGGATTCTAGATTTCCTTGAACCGTAAAGAAATTGAATAGTATCAGGTACCAAAGCATAGTTTTGTATTTAAATAGTATTTCGTCTTAGAACATAATAGCTTACTAATTTAAACTCTTGACTACTGTTCTAGGACTATTTAGATTTAGACGTGTACGAAGGTAATTAGAATGAATTTATGCAATGCTGATGAATATCATTTAAACTAATAATTTTATTTAATTACGGGGTGAAAGCATATTGCTTCTGTAATTTAAGACGATACTACTTTAGTGCTCTTGTTCAGGATGTTGCCATTAAATAATATGGATTATGGTTTTTATGTATAAAAATTATAAAAAAAACAGCACTTCATTTACGCCTTTAAATAGGGGCTTCAACGCGTTGATTATAAGTCTGTTTAAAATCTTATTAAGGAATTGTTTATAAAATGTGGAAAAACAAAATGAAGGTATAGTGAAAAACCACAATATCTTATAGACCTTTGTATTCTCTTAGAGCAACAATTTTAATCCGTAGATATCAAATGAAAATAACGCATCTCATCAAGAGGGATTTTACTACAAAACCCTTTCAGTTAAATAAGATTTCAAATGCCATATTAAAAGCAATGACGACTGTGAATCATGGTGTTAAGGTTGATGCAGATTTGATTTCAAAAAATGTTTACGAGGCACTTTTAGAACGTGAAGAAACGGTTGTTAACTACACGCCAACAGTAGAAGAAGTGCAAGATTTTGTAGAAACCAAGTTGATGGAGGCTGGTTTTTTCGATGTTGCTAAAGCCTACATTCTATACCGTAATGAGCAGTCGCAAAAGAGAAAATCAAATATTTTTGAGAAGCGTATAAATTTAAAGCCTTACGAATATCCGGAACTTTATGAGTATGTTCCCGCGATTCGTCATTCTTATTGGATTCATTCTGAATTTAATTTTACAAGTGATATTCAAGATTTTAAAACACGCCTTACCGATACCGAACAAAGCGCTATTAAAAATACTATGTTAGCTATTTCTCAAATTGAAGTAGCTGTTAAGGGTTTTTGGGGTGATATTTATCACAAAATGCCAAAACCTGAAATAGGATCTGTTGGGGCTACATTTGCAGAAAGTGAAGTACGTCATGCAGATGCGTATTCTCACCTTCTTGAAATTCTAGGCTTGAATAATGAATTCAAGAATTTAAAGAAAAAACCAGCGATCATGAAAAGAGTGCAGTATTTAGAAACTGCCTTAAAAAACGCTAAAAGTGAGGATAATAAAGATTATGCGGAGTCTATTCTGCTATTTTCTCTCTTTATAGAACACGTTTCATTATTTTCTCAGTTCTTGATTATTATGGCTTTCAATAAGCATAAGAATATGTTGAAAGGGGTTTCAAATGTTGTAGAAGCAACTTCAAAAGAAGAGCAAATTCATGGTGATTTTGGAATTGATATTATTAAAATTATCAAGAAAGAAAACCCAGATTGGTTTGATGCAGATTATCATAATACGATACAACAAATGTGTAAAGATGCTTTTACAGCAGAAAGTAGTGTTGTGGATTGGATTTTTGAAAAGGGTGAGCTTGATTTCTTACCTAAGGATGTGGTAAATGAATTTATAAAAAACCGATTTAACAATTCGTTAGAAAGTATCGGTATCGAAAAAATATTTGAAGTAAACGAAGAATTAATAGCGCAGACGGAGTGGTTTGATGACGAAATTATTGGTACCAAACACGGCGATTTCTTCGTAAAACGCTCTATAAACTATAGCAAAAGAACACAAAGTATAACCAGTGACGACCTTTTTTAGATGAACGAAATAAACACGACTAAAGACAATAAAACGTCTACGACTACAGAAACCGAACAACTTTTAAAAGCAAGAAAAGAAGCTTTAAAAAATCATAAAGAAAATTCAGCTCCAGGATTTGAATGGTTAACAGAACATAGCCGTAATTTTTTAAATTCTGGTTATTTAACAGGTGGCGAAACCGCAGAGCAACGTATTCGTGAAATTGCAGATAGAGCAGAGCAGTTATTAGATATGCCTGGTTTTTCAGATAAATTTTATGGCTATATGTCTGATGGGTACTATTCATTAGCATCACCTGTTTGGTCTAATTTTGGAAAAGAAAGAGGTTTGCCAATTAGCTGTTTTGGGTCGCATATTGATGATGATATGGGGAATATTTTATATACCCAATCTGAAGTTGGTATGATGTCTAAAATGGGTGGAGGTACTTCTGGCTATTTTGGAAAAATTAGACATCGTGGGGCCGAAGTTAAAAATAACGGTCAGGCTTCCGGGGCAGTACATATCATGCAGCTTTTTGAATCTATGGTTGATGTAGTAAGTCAAGGTTCTGTTCGTCGCGGAAGATTTTCACCATACTTGCCTGTAGAGCATCCAGATATTTCTGAATTTTTAGAAATTGGTACAGAAGGAAATCCTATCCAAGAATTAACTCATGGAGTAACTGTAACCAATGAATGGATGCAGGCAATGATAGATGGTGATACAGATAAACGTGCTATCTGGGCAAAAGTATTACAACGTAGAGGAGAAATGGGGTATCCTTATATTTTCTTTAAAGACAATGCAAACAATGGAGCTGCAGATGTTTATAAAGATAATAACCATACAATCTATGCCAGTAATCTTTGTACAGAAATAATGTTACCGTCTAATGATAATTGGTCTTTTGTTTGTGTGCTATCATCAATTAATGTTATGCATTATGACAAATGGAAAGATACAGATGCTGTAGAAACTATGGTGTATTTTTTAGATGCTGTTATTACAGAATTTCTTGAGAAGTTAGAAGCGTATCGCGATTCAGAAAGACGAGAAGACAGACAAACATTTATGTTTATGGAGCGTGCTTACAATTTCGCAAAAGATAACAGAGCATTAGGTCTTGGCGTATTAGGATGGCATTCTTTATTACAGTCAGAAATGCTTCCTTTTAATAGTCAAAAAGCATACGATTTAAATAACGAGATTTTTAGAACTATAAAATCAAAATCATACAAGGCATCTGAAGAATTGGCAAGTATATTTGGTGAGCCAGCTGTTCTTAAAGGATATGGAAGACGTAATGCTACATTGAACGCAGTAGCGCCTACCACATCATCAGCCTTTATACTAGGACAAGTTTCGCAAGGTATAGAACCTATCTGGTCTAATATTTATGTGAAAGATATCGCAAAAATAAAAACAACAATTAAAAATCCGTTTTTAGTTGATTTGTTAGAAGAGAAAGGACAGAATGTAACGGAAGTATGGCATAGCATTCGTGAACGCGACGGTTCTGTGCAGCATTTAGATTTTTTATCTGATTTAGAAAAAGAGGTGTTCAAAACCTATTCTGAAATAGATCAGTTAGATATAATTTATCAAGCTGCAAATAGACAAAATCATATTGATCAGGGACAATCTGTTAATATTATTGTTCATCCTGATATGCCTGTAAAAGAGATCAATAAAATCCATGTAACCGCTTGGAAACTTGGTTTAAAATCTCTTTACTATCAGCATAGTATGAATGCAGCACAAAAATTTAAGCAGAAAAAAGATTGTGCGAGCTGTGAGGCATAACAACTATTTCTAAACTTAAAATAGAAACTGTTTTGCAAAATATAATAGGGGGTATGTACCTAATGTATTTTGTAAAACAGTTTTTTTATTCCCTAAAATTAAACAGTAGTAATTTTTTAGTTGCAGCTGATCAGGAATTGATTTAATAAAAAACTTCAGTAATTAGGAATTCTATTTAAATTACTTTTCTGCTAATTCTAATTAAACACTACTTAGCGAAGTAAAAAAGCAAAGTTGTTTTTTTAGCTTCTTTTAGCCTTCAATCCTTATCGGAAATACATAGTCCTAGATACTTATTATCTTTTGGTGCGCTACATCTATATTAAACCAAAAAAGTTTTTAGTGTAGGCTTCCCTAAAAATAGGACAGTTTATAATTCGAATTCACTAACTATAAATTGCAAGCTTAATTTCTACCGACAATTTGTCCTACGTTTATGAAGTGAATCGTACGAATCAATAATTTATTGAATTTTATTAGTCAAGGATTATCAGTATGTTGAGTGTAATAATTTTTAGTTTATGCTTAATAATCTATTTTTCTATGTTCTTTCAATGCCTGTAAACACTCGAAAAGCATGTAGAGAGGTATATGGGTACATCATGAACAAGGTCTAGCGTAAGAAACTGGCATTGATAGCCGTTGCCAACAAATTACTTTAACAGTCCTTTGCTATTGCAAAATCTGGCAGACCTTATGATGAAACTTACATTTGTATATTGCCTAAATAAATAGAAGATAAATCGAATAAAAAAGGCTCTTAGAACCTAATTTTAGAATCTATCGAGCCTAGAATAATAGTGTCTCAGATTAAAGGATAATTTGTTCGTTTTTCACCTCAGTTCTTTGTTATTTAGATTTTGTAAATACTCACAAAGCATTTTGATTTATGGAATTTATATACCTAATTTTATATATGCTTTTCTAAAAATGAACCAATTACATAAAATAGAAACTATCAGACTAGGAATAATAAAATATATTAAATTAATTTCATCAGGCGAGAATAATATTTTATCGTGTGTATTGTTTGAGAACATCCATAAATAATTTAATAAATAACTAGAAGATATTGAAAAAACATAAGCGATAAACCATTTTTGCTTTAGCTTAGTTTTTATTAAAACTAGCATCAGTAATAAAGGTATCATAAAAAACAAAGGTATTTGTTCTATCCATCCCATAAATCCTAAAGCAAACCCCATAAAAATAGTATATAGTGTATTGGAAAATAAATATGTTTTCCTATAGTTATGTTTTGCTTTCTTTTATTTGACAATCAGCAATTTACAATTAATTATTTCTCTTTTCATTACCCTTGTATTGATGTTATTTGTACTTTTATTACATCTAAAGTACACCTCAATACAATTTTACAGCAATAAGGTGTCAAACTCTTCGGTCTCTGTTTTTAGTTGTTTAAGTTTGGAGATTTCTACAACAGAAAGATCTTCCGTCTTTTTTAAAAGTTCTTTGATTTGTTCAGTAATATCTTCAGCTTCATTTTTGAGGTCTTCACACTTATCTTCATCCATAATAGCTTCTTTGAAATCTCCTGTAATTTATGAAAGCTCTCGTTCAAAACCACTAGAATTTTGAATTGCACTACATGGCAAAACATTAGTCGGAAATAATAAAGTTAGAATTATTTTCATTTATTAATTGTTATTTTATTCTTTAATACCTTTTTTAATTTCACTTAAAATACCTTGAACTTCCTGAAGAGATTTCTTCATATTCAAAGCAAGATTAATTTCGGTGGTGTTTGCTTTTGGTTTTTCGAGTATAGCATCTTCTAAAATGTTCATAATGGTTTGGTGTAATTTTTTATTCGAGGCTAAAATTGGTTTCATTTTTCTTCCTACAATTCTAGCTGCGGCTTTGGTCATTTCAAAATTATCATCAAAAAGGTCTAAATGGTTCTCATAAGCTTCACTTTCATAGAAATGCCAGCCATGATTCAATAGCAATGAAATGTCTTCTAAATCTTTAGTCCTATCTTTTTTATCACTCCAAGAAACTAATTTAAGAATGATAAGCCCAACCACAGGAGTTGTTGGTAATGAAAAACCCGCTTCCTTAATTAGGACTTCTTCAACTTGTTCACCAACCTCTTTGAAACCTAAAACAGATAGTTCCATATCTCTTTGGTCAAAATTTATTGTGTGATTTTGTTCTATTTCACCATAAGGCAACAGGTCTAATATAGTATTGGTTTTATCATACAATAACCGATATACTTCACTAGTTTTTTTGAACCCTTTACTACACAATTCCTCGAACAACATATTATATTTATCAATGTCCGGTACCATTACGGCAAAATCTATATTAGCAGTATTTCTTGTAGGTTTAATACCTATACGATAAAGTTGAACATCTCTCGCATTTGCGCCTATTAGATAATAGGTAATATTATTTGCTGCGAAGACCTCCTCTAAAATTTGATACACTTCTCCGTGATTAGCAAAAGAATAATCTTTATAAGTTAGGTTTGATATACTCATCAAAGATTATTTTAGCGGTTTCTATGTTTCTGTCATTACCGCTGTATACTAGTTCGGCGTAGACTAATAATGTATTTACAGCGATTTTACCTTTAGTTGTCTGAAATTCAATACTTTTTGGTTTCCAAAAAGGTTCGTAAACACTAATATTGCCGTCTTTATCTGGGACCATTTTAAAATCTCTCATTAGATTTTCTTTCTCTGTTGTAAATAGAGAGTATTGTGAAGAGTATAAATAATTTGTAATAAGTTTTGCGCCATACTCCCCTCCCCAACAGCTTTCTATACCAGGATCGATTTCATTTATTTTAAATTGCTCGGAATTTATAAATATATAGCTACCTATTTTGTGAGCAGGTAAGATTTTTTCATTAACTAAAGTAACCCACTTCTCTAGTAATTCCTCTCGTCTTACCAATTGATATTTTTTTTCAGTATTCTGTTTAACTGCAAAATCTTCATTCAAAAGACCGTTTATTGTTTTACTCACACTGCCTAATGATACTTTGCTTATTTCAGCTAAATGTCGATAAGTAGCATTTATTAGTTCAGGATTTTGAAGTAAATGAAATAGTATTTGTCCTCCTGATGGAGTAAAAACTTCTGAATATTCATTGTATACTGGTTTGGCGTTGTTTTTTTCAACGTATAGTTTAAGGTTGTCAAGATTTAAAAAGGCATTGCCAAAACTATCTATATAATTTATTTTTTTAGCTTTTAATGTCTCTTTTGCTTTAGGAGTTATGTATTTTGATGCTACTAAAACAGGAAGTTCTTGACTTCTAGTTTTTTCAAAATGGGAAATATTTTGTGGTCTTACTTCGTTTTTAAACTCTACAAATACGCGCTCTCCATCTATAGAATAAATTTTTTCAGAGGTTTCTTTACGATTTTCGTGGTAGAGCACTTCGGTATTAAAACCAAGGGCTTCAAAAAAATCATTTAAGTAAATTGTACTTAGCATTTGTTCAACTATTTTACATGTTCATGTTACATGAACAGTCAAATATAATGAAAATATACGATTCAAGATGGAAAAAATAACATTAAGCAGACAGGAATTATTTGAATTAGCATGGCAAAACCAATAAGTCAAATAATATAGGAATATGGGGTCACATATAGAGGTTTCAAAAAACCGTGAAGCTAACGATGATATTTGGAAAAATGCTTGTATATATATTTTAGAACATAAATTACAAGGCGTATTAGCACCTTTTTCACAAATGGCAGATTTTTATACTCTACTCGATGATAAAATAACAAACGACACTAAACATAAAACACGCTGGTTAAAAGGTGCTAAAAAATTGGTTAATTCTCTAAAAATAATGGATGGAGGTTTTACATTTGTAGCTAACGATGTAGAAACAATATTAAACGAATTAAATATTGGTATTTGCGATTATGCCATTACACAGTTTTACGAACTCTTTTATGGTAAATATAAAGACAACCCGCTCGAAAAACGACAAGATGCTTACGAATGGGATTTAGCTTTTGTACAACACGAACAAGGTGTAGTAGCTGTTCCTATTTATTCTAAAACCAATAAAAAAACCATTGAAAAATATCAAGATATGGCAGACCAAGATGCTGAAGGAGCGCACGGTTTAGGTGGTTGGGGAATAGATAAAGTTTTAAGAAGAAAGGTTATCCCTAAATTTGATGAACCTTGGGATGGTAAAAGTTACTGATGCTCAATTTAGAATTGATTTGCCTATGCTAATGCTTTGGTTAGATAGACATAAACCTACAGGAGAAAACTTTAAAGATAAGGTAGATAAAAATGGGTATTTATTAGATGAATTTAAATAAATAATTAAAAAGTATGAAGCCAAATAAATCAAATCTGTTTATACTAATTTGGGTAATCCATTTATTTATCTATTATTCAGTATTTTCTTTTGCCAATAGAGTGTCAATAAATGATTACAATACAGTAT encodes:
- a CDS encoding ribonucleoside-diphosphate reductase subunit alpha; this translates as MNEINTTKDNKTSTTTETEQLLKARKEALKNHKENSAPGFEWLTEHSRNFLNSGYLTGGETAEQRIREIADRAEQLLDMPGFSDKFYGYMSDGYYSLASPVWSNFGKERGLPISCFGSHIDDDMGNILYTQSEVGMMSKMGGGTSGYFGKIRHRGAEVKNNGQASGAVHIMQLFESMVDVVSQGSVRRGRFSPYLPVEHPDISEFLEIGTEGNPIQELTHGVTVTNEWMQAMIDGDTDKRAIWAKVLQRRGEMGYPYIFFKDNANNGAADVYKDNNHTIYASNLCTEIMLPSNDNWSFVCVLSSINVMHYDKWKDTDAVETMVYFLDAVITEFLEKLEAYRDSERREDRQTFMFMERAYNFAKDNRALGLGVLGWHSLLQSEMLPFNSQKAYDLNNEIFRTIKSKSYKASEELASIFGEPAVLKGYGRRNATLNAVAPTTSSAFILGQVSQGIEPIWSNIYVKDIAKIKTTIKNPFLVDLLEEKGQNVTEVWHSIRERDGSVQHLDFLSDLEKEVFKTYSEIDQLDIIYQAANRQNHIDQGQSVNIIVHPDMPVKEINKIHVTAWKLGLKSLYYQHSMNAAQKFKQKKDCASCEA
- a CDS encoding SH3 domain-containing protein; this encodes MKKIISFTIILFFMTKTYSQEIYRVTAESGLNIRKESSIKSEIIGKILFGTKLETIKSNKKKDTIFDNKTSISGEWIKVDLSQFEGIKTNNNYGYLFNGFLKLEKPYISIGHIDKYNNLPKLEFEEITEDEFNKTFSIKPVEIKKIEKNDSHFTIKTKNQSFTFKIYKDYKENGGWSGSEYKGYYPEFGFYAVQNNFTSDYLGFGQLILIDSITDNIYDIISIGDGAVEKPISSPKNDYLIYYYNFIYGGDESCFIGLIKINEQKREIPKMYLTEYKSFNSKKWKIEEIKWSDNYTCIIKGYTKTYENEKWVKHFKYYETKIN
- a CDS encoding type IV toxin-antitoxin system AbiEi family antitoxin, whose translation is MLSTIYLNDFFEALGFNTEVLYHENRKETSEKIYSIDGERVFVEFKNEVRPQNISHFEKTRSQELPVLVASKYITPKAKETLKAKKINYIDSFGNAFLNLDNLKLYVEKNNAKPVYNEYSEVFTPSGGQILFHLLQNPELINATYRHLAEISKVSLGSVSKTINGLLNEDFAVKQNTEKKYQLVRREELLEKWVTLVNEKILPAHKIGSYIFINSEQFKINEIDPGIESCWGGEYGAKLITNYLYSSQYSLFTTEKENLMRDFKMVPDKDGNISVYEPFWKPKSIEFQTTKGKIAVNTLLVYAELVYSGNDRNIETAKIIFDEYIKPNL
- a CDS encoding DUF6134 family protein, encoding MLWYLILFNFFTVQGNLESPPNKTLWFDIIYKEKTIGSLKATKTSKNAKITYHTSSTINFRLIKEFAVNYKYDVSFDAELLKKAVVNISINDKSHAKTLTQWHENEYHIEKNGKTEAPLESTINYATILLYFVEPLNVTDCYSEQDGSFNTIIPLGNHGYKKINANGKENEYYYKHGVLEKAVIDGGLISFEMQLRE
- a CDS encoding sigma-70 family RNA polymerase sigma factor; amino-acid sequence: MKTQNIWNKFSDELYFFILKKTKSKEATNDIFQNTFLKIHENISKLKKDEKARAWIFQIARNEIANYYTKEAIYVEKNSVNISEPLQEYQSVCCFDKFIDDLPEIYKQVIELIYIKGLKQKDIATQLDISLENVKVRIKRGKDILKNKFNTCCKYEFDKNGKLIGESNCAACKAS
- a CDS encoding ribonucleotide-diphosphate reductase subunit beta is translated as MKITHLIKRDFTTKPFQLNKISNAILKAMTTVNHGVKVDADLISKNVYEALLEREETVVNYTPTVEEVQDFVETKLMEAGFFDVAKAYILYRNEQSQKRKSNIFEKRINLKPYEYPELYEYVPAIRHSYWIHSEFNFTSDIQDFKTRLTDTEQSAIKNTMLAISQIEVAVKGFWGDIYHKMPKPEIGSVGATFAESEVRHADAYSHLLEILGLNNEFKNLKKKPAIMKRVQYLETALKNAKSEDNKDYAESILLFSLFIEHVSLFSQFLIIMAFNKHKNMLKGVSNVVEATSKEEQIHGDFGIDIIKIIKKENPDWFDADYHNTIQQMCKDAFTAESSVVDWIFEKGELDFLPKDVVNEFIKNRFNNSLESIGIEKIFEVNEELIAQTEWFDDEIIGTKHGDFFVKRSINYSKRTQSITSDDLF